In Puntigrus tetrazona isolate hp1 chromosome 7, ASM1883169v1, whole genome shotgun sequence, the following are encoded in one genomic region:
- the si:dkeyp-67a8.4 gene encoding GTPase IMAP family member 7 isoform X1: MGATSFFPRTASDSQPEKRIVLLGKTGDGKSSAGNTILKQQVFKSKASPESVTAECVKGNRKVHGKKITVIDTPGLFDTGLDEGAIKSEIIRSMIESSPGPDMFTIVLKVGRYTGQEMEVVDKIVEYCGEDTFKHSVVLFTHGEQLEGQTIEEFIKMSPRLQELVDKCGGRCHVIDSKYWKQRQMGYRSNRVQVKNLLETIEQKLKDSENGCYTNELLQIMEEEIQEEMKNVSEVNMSLAEKREEAKKIVHKKLLVKLAGVTAGTLTGAFLGIGVAVASIVTLLKDTNVPGVVKAGAVAGAAGATGIAAGAAALKAGVVAAAASVGVAGTGVAAAAGVVVGVAALAGAIGGGVTGCKAAGDTDSVTGAIKNAAKTNYKNAKGAVKKVKKHQQELFENETNEYIDQGTD, from the exons ATGGGAG CAACATCTTTTTTCCCCCGAACAGCTTCTGACTCTCAACCCGAGAAAAGGATCGTGCTTCTTGGGAAAACCGGAGATGGCAAGAGCAGCGCCGGGAACACGATTCTCAAGCAGCAAGTCTTCAAGAGCAAAGCTTCACCAGAATCTGTGACGGCTGAATGCGTGAAGGGAAACCGGAAGGTCCACGGCAAAAAGATCACGGTTATTGACACGCCTGGACTCTTCGACACCGGCCTGGATGAGGGGGCCATCAAATCAGAGATCATTAGATCAATGATCGAGAGCTCTCCGGGTCCAGACATGTTCACCATCGTCCTGAAGGTTGGCAGATACACGGGACAAGAGATGGAGGTGGTGGATAAAATCGTGGAGTACTGTGGAGAAGATACCTTCAAACATTCGGTGGTTTTATTCACTCACGGAGAGCAGCTAGAAGGTCAAACCATTGAGGAGTTCATCAAGATGAGTCCAAGGCTACAGGAGCTGGTTGATAAATGTGGAGGCCGCTGTCACGTCATCGACAGCAAATACTGGAAACAACGGCAAATGGGATACAGGAGCAACAGAGTCCAGGTGAAAAACCTGCTGGAGACCATCGAGCAGAAGCTGAAGGACAGCGAGAACGGCTGCTACACCAACGAGCTGCTTCAGATCATGGAGGAAGAGATTCAGGAGGAGATGAAGAACGTAAGCGAGGTCAACATGTCGCTAGCAGAGAAACGAGAGGAAGCCAAAAAGATTGTGCACAAAAAACTTCTGGTGAAGCTCGCGGGAGTGACCGCGGGAACACTGACCGGTGCCTTTCTGGGCATCGGAGTCGCTGTGGCCTCCATTGTCACGTTACTGAAAGACACGAATGTCCCGGGAGTGGTGAAAGCCGGAGCCGTGGCCGGAGCCGCGGGGGCCACTGGGATAGCGGCGGGGGCTGCCGCGCTGAAGGCGGGGGTCGTCGCCGCGGCGGCCAGCGTTGGAGTGGCTGGGACCGGGGTCGCTGCAGCTGCGGGTGTCGTGGTTGGAGTCGCGGCTCTCGCCGGAGCGATCGGGGGAGGAGTTACCGGATGCAAAGCCGCGGGAGACACGGATTCGGTGACTGGCGCGATAAAGAATGCCGCGAAAACCAACTATAAGAACGCCAAAGGTGCCGTGAAAAAGGTAAAGAAACATCAACAGGaactttttgaaaatgagaCAAACGAATATATAGATCAGGGAACAGACTAG
- the si:dkeyp-67a8.4 gene encoding GTPase IMAP family member 7 isoform X2: protein MGASDSQPEKRIVLLGKTGDGKSSAGNTILKQQVFKSKASPESVTAECVKGNRKVHGKKITVIDTPGLFDTGLDEGAIKSEIIRSMIESSPGPDMFTIVLKVGRYTGQEMEVVDKIVEYCGEDTFKHSVVLFTHGEQLEGQTIEEFIKMSPRLQELVDKCGGRCHVIDSKYWKQRQMGYRSNRVQVKNLLETIEQKLKDSENGCYTNELLQIMEEEIQEEMKNVSEVNMSLAEKREEAKKIVHKKLLVKLAGVTAGTLTGAFLGIGVAVASIVTLLKDTNVPGVVKAGAVAGAAGATGIAAGAAALKAGVVAAAASVGVAGTGVAAAAGVVVGVAALAGAIGGGVTGCKAAGDTDSVTGAIKNAAKTNYKNAKGAVKKVKKHQQELFENETNEYIDQGTD, encoded by the exons ATGGGAG CTTCTGACTCTCAACCCGAGAAAAGGATCGTGCTTCTTGGGAAAACCGGAGATGGCAAGAGCAGCGCCGGGAACACGATTCTCAAGCAGCAAGTCTTCAAGAGCAAAGCTTCACCAGAATCTGTGACGGCTGAATGCGTGAAGGGAAACCGGAAGGTCCACGGCAAAAAGATCACGGTTATTGACACGCCTGGACTCTTCGACACCGGCCTGGATGAGGGGGCCATCAAATCAGAGATCATTAGATCAATGATCGAGAGCTCTCCGGGTCCAGACATGTTCACCATCGTCCTGAAGGTTGGCAGATACACGGGACAAGAGATGGAGGTGGTGGATAAAATCGTGGAGTACTGTGGAGAAGATACCTTCAAACATTCGGTGGTTTTATTCACTCACGGAGAGCAGCTAGAAGGTCAAACCATTGAGGAGTTCATCAAGATGAGTCCAAGGCTACAGGAGCTGGTTGATAAATGTGGAGGCCGCTGTCACGTCATCGACAGCAAATACTGGAAACAACGGCAAATGGGATACAGGAGCAACAGAGTCCAGGTGAAAAACCTGCTGGAGACCATCGAGCAGAAGCTGAAGGACAGCGAGAACGGCTGCTACACCAACGAGCTGCTTCAGATCATGGAGGAAGAGATTCAGGAGGAGATGAAGAACGTAAGCGAGGTCAACATGTCGCTAGCAGAGAAACGAGAGGAAGCCAAAAAGATTGTGCACAAAAAACTTCTGGTGAAGCTCGCGGGAGTGACCGCGGGAACACTGACCGGTGCCTTTCTGGGCATCGGAGTCGCTGTGGCCTCCATTGTCACGTTACTGAAAGACACGAATGTCCCGGGAGTGGTGAAAGCCGGAGCCGTGGCCGGAGCCGCGGGGGCCACTGGGATAGCGGCGGGGGCTGCCGCGCTGAAGGCGGGGGTCGTCGCCGCGGCGGCCAGCGTTGGAGTGGCTGGGACCGGGGTCGCTGCAGCTGCGGGTGTCGTGGTTGGAGTCGCGGCTCTCGCCGGAGCGATCGGGGGAGGAGTTACCGGATGCAAAGCCGCGGGAGACACGGATTCGGTGACTGGCGCGATAAAGAATGCCGCGAAAACCAACTATAAGAACGCCAAAGGTGCCGTGAAAAAGGTAAAGAAACATCAACAGGaactttttgaaaatgagaCAAACGAATATATAGATCAGGGAACAGACTAG
- the myadma gene encoding myeloid-associated differentiation marker homolog, whose amino-acid sequence MPLLVLKSSRLLWVRLAALVFTCVSFSVAAHGAAVSGSMYDWCIFCWAFSFAGTLLVLVVELMGLQSRAPVSWNNFPITFACYASLLCLSASIIFPLYFLKGETVHTEARDHRIVSTVFSCLAAVAYFVEVSLTRAQPGEVAGYMATVPGLLKVCETFVASVIFVFVSNPNSYEGHAALKWCMAVYCICFVISAAVVIMCVGECTGYLPFPFARFLSAYALLAVVMYLTATIIWPIFNFDKRYSGSSSRPFFCQHSHGLCPWDKLVAVAVLTAVNFLIYLADLVYSARLVFISV is encoded by the coding sequence ATGCCTCTGCTGGTGTTGAAGTCCTCCCGTCTCCTGTGGGTGCGTTTGGCCGCTCTGGTGTTCACCTGCGTGTCGTTCAGCGTGGCGGCCCATGGAGCGGCGGTCAGCGGCAGCATGTACGACTGGTGCATCTTCTGCTGGGCGTTCAGCTTCGCGGGGACCCTGCTGGTCCTGGTGGTGGAGCTCATGGGTCTCCAGTCGCGCGCCCCTGTGTCCTGGAACAACTTCCCGATCACCTTCGCCTGCTACGCTTCGCTGCTTTGCCTGTCGGCGTCCATCATCTTCCCGCTCTACTTCCTGAAGGGCGAAACGGTGCACACCGAGGCCCGGGACCACCGTATCGTCTCAACGGTTTTCTCCTGCCTGGCCGCCGTGGCGTATTTCGTCGAAGTGAGTCTGACGCGAGCGCAGCCGGGCGAAGTCGCCGGGTACATGGCCACGGTTCCGGGCCTGCTGAAGGTGTGCGAGACCTTCGTGGCCAGCGTCATATTCGTGTTCGTCAGCAACCCCAACTCTTACGAGGGCCACGCGGCGCTGAAGTGGTGCATGGCCGTCTACTGCATCTGCTTCGTGATTTCGGCGGCCGTCGTGATCATGTGCGTCGGCGAATGCACCGGGTACCTGCCGTTCCCGTTCGCGCGCTTCCTTTCCGCCTACGCCCTGCTGGCGGTCGTCATGTACCTCACCGCCACCATCATTTGGCCGATCTTCAATTTCGACAAACGTTATTCGGGGAGCTCGAGTCGGCCGTTCTTCTGTCAGCACAGCCACGGTTTGTGTCCGTGGGATAAATTGGTGGCCGTGGCCGTTCTCACCGCTGTCAACTTCCTGATCTATCTGGCCGATCTGGTGTATTCAGCCAGACTGGTCTTCATTTCGGTTTGA